Proteins encoded together in one Lathyrus oleraceus cultivar Zhongwan6 chromosome 5, CAAS_Psat_ZW6_1.0, whole genome shotgun sequence window:
- the LOC127085296 gene encoding transcription termination factor MTERF8, chloroplastic, giving the protein MFHFLIPRFIPHTTLQCPYVFSRLFNFRSFSVFSNHPSDNLTLSNLINSCDLSPETSLKLSTRLKLVNPDGPNAVIQLFRSYGFSDSQLSKLVKKRPFLLLSDAENTLLPKLEFLRSIGVSNIDFPKILTGNTSFLVANLEKNLIPRYEIVRSLVRDNKEVVSALKHGSWIFYNHSMVNDSVPNVEVLRKLGVPQRFVSLLVSYFPSVAFNKHSVFVEAVNSVIEMGFNPLKLNFVLALRVIVSMDKENWESKFKIYERWGWSRDICLLAFQKRPQCMLMSEKSINKTMKFLVKDAGLSPEVIAKSPAILSRNLEKVLVPRFAVVKILKSRGLKKRGLTFSSFTLISEEKFLEKYVTPFQKDLPLLLDAYKATKSD; this is encoded by the coding sequence ATGTTTCATTTTCTAATTCCCAGATTCATTCCTCATACGACACTTCAATGTCCCTATGTTTTTTCACGTTTATTCAATTTTCGTTCTTTCTCCGTTTTCAGTAATCATCCGTCTGACAACCTTACATTGTCAAACCTCATTAACTCATGTGACTTGTCCCCTGAAACATCCCTTAAACTCTCCACAAGGTTGAAACTCGTAAACCCTGATGGCCCAAATGCTGTCATTCAACTTTTCAGAAGCTATGGCTTCTCTGATTCCCAGTTATCAAAGCTTGTTAAGAAACGCCCTTTTCTGCTTTTGTCAGATGCTGAAAACACCCTTTTGCCAAAGCTCGAGTTTTTGCGATCTATTGGGGTTTCAAACATTGATTTCCCCAAAATCCTAACCGGGAACACTTCCTTTTTGGTAGCAAACTTGGAGAAAAACCTAATACCTCGCTATGAAATCGTTAGGAGCCTAGTTCGTGACAATAAAGAGGTAGTTTCGGCTTTGAAACACGGGTCATGGATTTTTTACAATCATTCCATGGTGAATGATTCTGTTCCAAACGTTGAGGTTTTGAGGAAACTTGGTGTGCCTCAACGTTTTGTTTCGCTTTTGGTTTCTTATTTTCCTAGTGTTGCATTCAACAAGCATTCTGTGTTTGTCGAGGCTGTTAATTCAGTCATCGAAATGGGGTTCAATCCTTTGAAACTTAATTTTGTTTTGGCACTTCGAGTTATTGTAAGTATGGACAAAGAAAATTGGGAATCAAAATTCAAGATTTATGAGAGGTGGGGCTGGTCGAGAGATATCTGTCTTTTGGCTTTCCAGAAGCGGCCTCAGTGTATGTTGATGTCGGAAAAAAGTATTAATAAAACAATGAAGTTTTTGGTGAAGGACGCAGGTCTTTCACCAGAAGTCATTGCTAAATCCCCCGCGATTCTGTCTCGCAACTTGGAGAAGGTACTTGTCCCTAGATTTGCAGTAGTTAAGATTTTGAAGTCAAGGGGTTTGAAAAAGAGGGGTTTGACCTTTAGCAGCTTTACTTTGATAAGCGAGGAAAAGTTTCTCGAGAAATATGTGACTCCATTTCAGAAAGATTTGCCATTGTTATTGGATGCATATAAAGCTACTAAGTCAGATTGA